Proteins co-encoded in one Gammaproteobacteria bacterium genomic window:
- a CDS encoding alpha/beta hydrolase-fold protein, translating to MRKTSLGSWPLAAVLFALPASSALPQQTATPAYLETRDVAHGAVQTFNYHSESLDREREVVVYMPPGYESGSERYPVLYLLHGAGGDERTWIDRQQANVILDNSIADGRLEPLVVVMPYGYTRRLPEGQRRRGAAAYKTDMEEFAVDFIEDLIPQVESRYRVLADAEHRAIAGLSMGGGQSLAIGLSHPEMFTAVAGFSSAMQIANNPDWGGVDMEAVLANDETINEHLDLLWVGCGTEDGLFDANKAFSEQLTEHGVEHTFRVTLGGHTAEVWSRYLYEVAPQLF from the coding sequence ATGAGAAAAACAAGTCTCGGTTCTTGGCCTCTTGCAGCGGTGCTCTTCGCGCTGCCCGCTTCGAGCGCACTCCCGCAGCAGACCGCGACGCCTGCGTATCTCGAGACGCGCGACGTCGCCCACGGTGCCGTTCAGACCTTCAATTACCATTCCGAATCGCTCGACCGCGAGCGCGAAGTCGTCGTCTACATGCCGCCCGGCTACGAGAGCGGCAGCGAGCGCTATCCGGTGCTGTACCTTCTGCACGGCGCGGGCGGCGACGAGCGGACGTGGATCGACCGCCAGCAGGCGAACGTGATTCTCGACAACTCGATCGCCGACGGCCGGCTCGAGCCGCTCGTCGTCGTGATGCCTTACGGCTACACGCGCCGGCTCCCCGAGGGGCAGCGGCGCCGCGGTGCCGCGGCCTACAAGACCGACATGGAAGAGTTCGCCGTCGACTTCATCGAGGACCTGATCCCGCAGGTCGAGTCACGCTACCGCGTGCTGGCGGACGCGGAGCATCGCGCGATCGCCGGCTTGTCGATGGGCGGCGGGCAGTCGCTCGCGATCGGGCTCAGTCACCCCGAGATGTTCACCGCCGTCGCCGGATTCAGCTCCGCGATGCAGATCGCGAACAATCCCGACTGGGGCGGGGTCGACATGGAAGCCGTGCTCGCGAACGACGAGACGATCAACGAGCACCTCGACCTGCTCTGGGTCGGCTGCGGAACCGAGGACGGTCTCTTCGACGCGAACAAGGCGTTCTCCGAGCAGCTGACCGAGCACGGCGTCGAGCACACGTTCCGCGTCACGCTCGGCGGGCACACGGCCGAGGTCTGGAGCCGGTATTTGTACGAGGTGGCGCCGCAGCTGTTCTGA